One window of the Zea mays cultivar B73 chromosome 3, Zm-B73-REFERENCE-NAM-5.0, whole genome shotgun sequence genome contains the following:
- the LOC103650780 gene encoding photosystem II reaction center PSB28 protein, chloroplastic, with protein MRDGEGRYCFVIGFLSTCHFILTVKIQANTGKQPAIQFIQGTDEQTIPDVRLTKSRDGTNGVAIFTFEQPSVFDSSAELGDITGFYMIDDEGVLQSVDVSAKFVNGKPARIEAKYVMRTPRDWDRFMRFMERYSQANGLQFVKN; from the exons ATGAGAGATGGTGAAGGAAG ATATTGCTTTGTTATTGGCTTCCTATCAACATGCCATTTTATCCTTACTGTTAAGATTCAGGCCAACACAGGCAAACAA CCGGCGATCCAGTTCATCCAGGGCACGGACGAGCAGACGATCCCGGACGTGCGGCTGACCAAGTCCCGGGACGGCACGAACGGCGTGGCCATCTTCACGTTCGAGCAGCCGTCGGTGTTCGACTCGTCGGCGGAGCTCGGGGACATCACGGGCTTCTACATGATCGACGACGAGGGCGTGCTGCAGTCCGTGGACGTGAGCGCCAAGTTCGTCAACGGCAAGCCGGCGCGGATCGAGGCCAAGTACGTCATGCGCACGCCCCGGGACTGGGACCGCTTCATGCGCTTCATGGAGCGGTACTCTCAGGCCAACGGCCTCCAGTTCGTCAAGAACTGA